Below is a window of Pseudomonas monteilii DNA.
CGAATCCATCGGTCACCCGCTGGAGATGGACCGTATCCTCGGCGATGAGCGCAACTATGCCGGCACCAGCTTCGTCACGCCGGCGGACTTCGGCCACCTGCGCTACGGCTCGCCCCTGCTCGACGTGACGTTCGATCCGACGCTGCCCGAAGAGCTGGCCAGCTACAGCCACGACGATGAGGGGACGCCGGCCAGCAAGCAGTTCCTGATCCGCGAGGGCATGCTGCTGCGTCCATTGGGCGGCGCCCTGTCCCAGGCACGTTCGGGCCTCGACGGCGTGGCCAACAGCCGCGCCAGCAGCTGGAACCGCGCGCCGATCGATCGCATGGCCAACCTCAACATCGAACCCGGGACGCAGAGCCTGCACCAACTGATCGGTAGCGTGGAACGTGGCATCCTGATGCGCACCAACCGGTCGTGGTCCATCGACGATGCCCGCAACAAGTTCCAGTTCGGCTGTGAATGGGGCCAGTTGATCGAGGACGGCGAACTCAAGGGCGTGGTGAAGAACCCCAACTACCGGGGCATTTCCGCCCGCTTCTGGCGCAGCCTGATCGGCGTGGGCGACGCCTCGACCCGGCAGGTGCTCGGCACGCCCAATTGCGGCAAGGGCGAACCCAACCAGGTGATCCGCGTCGGCCATGCCTCGCCGGCGTGCCTGTTCAGCCAGATCGATGTCTTCGGAGGCCAGGCCTGATGCAACGCACCCCACGCGATCGTTTCGACATCCTGGTCCAGGACCTGCACCAGGCGCTGCAACCCGACGAGCACTTCACGCTCGGCTATGAGGCCGAGTGTTCACAGTTCATCCGCTTCAACCACGGCAAGGTCCGCCAGGCCGGCCAGGTCGAACAGGCCATGGCGAGCCTGCGCCTGCTGCAGGCAGGCCGCCAGGCGCACCTGACCTTCACCCTGTGCGGGGAGGCGGCGCTCGACCGTGCCCGCCTGCACGAGGCCCTGGCCCAACTGCGCCAGACCTTGCCGCTGCTGCCGGAGGATCCCTGGCTGAGCCTGGATGACCGTGCCTGGCAGAGCCTCAGCGAACAGCTGCACCCCCTGCCCGACGGCGAGACGGTCCTGGACCAGCTGCAGCACGCGGCCGACGGGCTGGACCTGGTCGGCATCTACGCCGCCGGGCCGATCAGCCGAGGCTTCGCCAGCTCGGCCGGTGCGCGCGGCTGGCACGAGGCGAGCAGCTTCAACCTGGACTGGAGCGTATTCCACGCCAACGGTCAGGCCGTTAAGGCCAACTATGCCGGGCAGGTCTGGTGTCCAGACGCCTTCGCGGCGCGCCTGGATCACTGCCGTACGCAGCTCGACGCCCTCGGGCGCCCGACCCTGACCCTCGCCCCAGGTCGCTACCGCGCCTACCTGGCCCCGGCGGCGCTGGACGAAATCGCCGGCCTGCTGGCCTGGGGTGGCTTCTCGGCGCAGGCGCTGGCCAGCGGGAACAGCGCGTTGCAACGGCTGTACGCCGGCGAGGCGCACCTGGCCCCGATGGTGTCGCTGCACGAACAGGTCAGCGGCTCGCTGAGCCCGGCCTTCTCCGACGAGGGCTCGCCGCGCCAGGACGTCCGCCTGGTCGACCGCGGCCGCGCCGACGGACGCCTGGTCAGCGCCCGCAGCGCCGTCGAGCTTGCCCTGGGCGCGAACGGTGCCGACAGTGGCGAGTCGCCCTGTGCGCTCAGCCTTGCCTCCGGCACCCTGGCCCAGGCGGACATCCTCGCGCATCTGGGGACCGGCCTCTACATCAGCAACCTCTGGTACCTCAACTACTCCGACCTGCCCGCCGCGCAGATGACCGGCCTGACGCGCTTCGCCACCTTCTGGGTGGAAGACGGAAAGCTTCAGGCACCGGTGTCGACCATGCGTTTCGACGACAGCCTGTACGACCTGCTTGGCGACCAGCTGGAGGCCCTGACCTGCGAGCGCGAGCTGATCCTCTCGACCAGCACCTACGGTCAGCGACAGACCGGATCGAGTCATCTGCCAGGCGCGCTGGTCAAAGCCCTGACCCTGACCTTGTGACCCCCTGACGACGAGGCCACTATGCCCGAACGCATCGCGCTGGACCCGGTCACCGCCCGCTGGATCCCGTGGGTGGTGGCCATCGCTTTCTTCATGCAGTCGCTCGACGGCACCATCCTCAATACCGCACTGCCGGCCATGGCCACTTCGCTGAACGAAAACCCGCTGCGCATGCAGGGGGTGATCATCGCTTACATGCTCACGGTGGCCTTGCTGATTCCGGCTTCGGGCTGGATCGCCGACCGCTTCGGTACCAAGCGCATCTTCTTTAGCGCCATCCTGCTGTTCAGCTTCGGCTCGCTGCTCTGCGCCGCGGCCAACAGCCTGGGCTTTCTGGTGTTCGCCCGGGTGGTCCAGGGCCTGGGCGGTGCCCTGATGCTGCCGGTCGGGCGGCTGGTGGTGCTGCGTGCCTACCCACGTTCGGAGCTGGTGCGGATCCTGAGCTTCATCACCATCCCCGGGCTGCTCGGCCCGTTGCTCGGCCCGACGGTCGGCGGCTGGCTGGTGGAAGTGCTGAGCTGGCACTGGATCTTCCTGCTCAACCTGCCGGTCGGTCTCCTGGGGTGCTACGCGGTGTGGAAACTGATCCCCGACCTGCGCGGTGCCGAGCGCACACCGTTCGACGGGCCAGGCTTCCTGCTGTTCGGCGCGGCGATGGTGCTGATCACCATCGCCATGGAAGGGCTGGGCGAACTGCACCTGCCGCACCTGCGCGTGATGCTGCTGCTGTTCGCCGGCATGGCCTGCCTGGCCGCCTACTGGCTGCGTGCCGGGCGTGACCCGGATCCGTTGTTCTCGCCTCGGCTGTTCCGCGTGCGGACCTTCGCCATCGGCATCCTCGGCAACCTGTTCGCCCGCCTGGGCAGCGGCGCCCTGCCCTTCCTCGTACCCCTGCTGCTGCAGGTGGCGCTGGGCTACTCGCCGGTCGAGGCCGGCATGAGCATGATCCCGCTGGCCGCCGCTGCGATGCTGGCCAAGTCGGTGGCGCGGCCTATCATCGAGCGCCTGGGCTACCGCATCGTGCTGACCGGCAACACCTTGCTGCTCGGCCTGATGCTGGCAAGCCTGGCCCTGGTGGACGAGCAAACGCCCTATGGGTTGCTGCTGGTCCAGCTGGGCATCCTCGGGGCGATCAACTCGATGCAGTTCACCGCCATGAACACCGTGACCCTGATCGACCTGGACGACGCCAACGCCAGCAGCGGCAACAGCCTGCTGTCGGTGGTGGCGCAACTGGCGCTGAGCCTGGGCGTGGCCTGCGCCGGTGCGCTGCTCGGCGGCTTCACCGCCGCCGGCGGCGTCGATGCGGCCGAAACCACCCTGGGCGCCTTCCAGCTGACCTTCCTGACCATCGGCCTGATGTCGATGCTGGCCGCGGCGATCTTCCTACAACTGGCGCCGACGGACGGAAGGCGTGCCCCTCGTCCGGAACCGGAGATCGACGCTTAGGAACAGAGGTCGCGAGACTGGTAGACTGTGCGGCATTTTCGCTCTCAGGCCTGTCTCGTGACCACTGAATCCACCGCCTTCGCCACCCTGCCGCTGTCCGCCGCCATGCTGGCCAACCTGGACGCCCTGGGGTATGCGTCGATGACGCCCATCCAGGCGCGCAGCCTGCCTGTCATTCTCAAGGGCCAGGACCTGATCGCCCAAGCCAAGACCGGCAGCGGCAAGACCGCTGCCTTCGGCATCGGCCTGCTCAACCCGCTCAACCCTCGTTACTTCGGCTGCCAGGCGCTGGTGCTGTGCCCGACCCGCGAACTGGCCGACCAGGTGGCCAAGGAATTGCGCCGCCTGGCCCGTGCCGAAGACAACATCAAGATCCTGACCCTCTGTGGCGGCGTCTCGCTCGGCCCGCAGATCGCGTCGCTCGAGCATGGCGCGCACATCATCGTCGGCACGCCAGGGCGGATCCAGCAGCACCTGGACAAGGGCACCCTGGTGCTCGGCGGCCTCAACACCCTGGTGCTCGACGAAGCCGACCGCATGCTCGACATGGGCTTCTACGACGCCATCGCCAGCATCCTCGAGCGCACGCCCGCGCGTCGCCAGACCCTGCTGTTCTCGGCCACCTACCCGGCCGGCATCGAGCAACTGGCCGCGGCGTTCATGCGCCAGCCCCAGCAGGTCAAGGTCGAAAGCCTGCACGCCGACAACCAGATCGAGCAGCGTTTCATCGAGATCGACGCCGCGCAGCGGCTCGAGGCGGTCACCCGCGTGCTCGGGCATTTCCGTCCGCAGTCCTGCGTGGCGTTCTGCTTCACCAAGCAGCAATGCGAGGACGTGGTCGCTCACCTGCAGGCCAAGGGCATCGTCGCCCAGGCCCTGCACGGCGACCTGGAACAGCGGGACCGCGACCAGGTGCTGGCGCTGTTCGCCAACCGCAGCACCTCGGTGCTGGTGGCCACCGATGTCGCGGCGCGCGGCCTGGACATCGACGGGCTGGACATGGTGATCAACGTCGAACTGGCGCGTGATGCCGAGATCCACGTGCACCGTGTCGGCCGTACGGGCCGCGCCGGCGAAAAGGGCCTGGCCGTGAGCCTGGTGGCGCCGGCCGAGGCGCATCGCGCCCAGGCGGTCGAGCAGCTGCAACGCCAGCCATTGCGCTGGGAACAGCTCGACAGCTTGAAGAACAAGGGCGGCGAGCCGCTGCTGCCGGCGATGAGCACGCTGGCGATCGCCGCCGGGCGCAAGGACAAGCTGCGTCCGGGCGACATTCTGGGTGCGCTGACTGGCGATGCCGGGATTCCTGGCAGCCAGGTGGGCAAGATCGCCATCTTCGACTTCCAGGCCTACGTGGCGGTGGAGCGTGGCGTGGCCAAACAGGCGTTGCAGCGGCTCAACAGCGGGAAGATCAAGGGCCGGGCGCTGAAAGTGCGGATCGTGTAAGGGGCTAGCGCGAGACATTGGCTTTACGGCCCCTGCGGGGCCGATCGCGGCCGGTCCGGCGCCCCGGCAGGGGCCGCTCCTACACCCGTAGCCACATCGCAGCGCGGTTCTGTAGGAGCGGCCCCTGTGCCGCGATCAGGCCCGCAGGGGCCGTGAACCCATCACCCTAGTTTCTTGCTCCTCTGCCGAATCGAAAGACACGCCCGCCCCCACCTCCACCCTTTTCCTCACCAAGGACCCCCCGTGCAAACCACCGATGTCATCATCCTCGGTGCCGGCGCCGCCGGCCTGATGTGCGCCCACCTCGCCGCCTACCGTGGCCGGCGGGTGCTGGTGCTCGACCATGCCAACAAGCCCGGCAAAAAGATCCTCATGTCCGGCGGCGGCCGCTGCAACTTCACCAACCTGTACACCGAGCCGGCCAATTTCCTGTCGCAGAACCCGCACTTCTGCAAGTCGGCCCTGGCGCGCTACACCCAGTGGGACTTCATCGAGCTGGTGGCGCGCCATGGCGTGCCGTATCACGAGAAGAAACTGGGCCAGCTGTTCTGCGACAACAAGTCCAGCGACATCCTCGAGCTGCTGCTGAACGAGTGCGACCAGGCAGGCGCCGAGTTGCGCATGAACACCCGGATCGACCAGATCGAGCGTCTGGAAGACGGTTACCGCCTGGAAACCAGCGCTGGGCCCTTCGCCTGCCAGTCGCTGGTGATCGCCACCGGCGGGCTGTCGATCCCGACCTTGGGCGCGACCGGCTTCGGCTATCAGGTCGCGCGCCAGTTCGGGCACACCGTGCTGCCGACCTGCGCCGCGTTGGTGCCGTTCATCATCACCGAGCCCCAGCTCAAGGCACTGTGCAGCGACCTGTCCGGCACGTCCCTGGATTGCACGGCCAGCTGCAACGGCATGAGCTTCCGGGAGAACCTGCTGTTCACCCATCGCGGCCTCAGTGGCCCGGCCATCCTGCAGATTTCGTC
It encodes the following:
- a CDS encoding Zn-dependent protease, whose protein sequence is MQRTPRDRFDILVQDLHQALQPDEHFTLGYEAECSQFIRFNHGKVRQAGQVEQAMASLRLLQAGRQAHLTFTLCGEAALDRARLHEALAQLRQTLPLLPEDPWLSLDDRAWQSLSEQLHPLPDGETVLDQLQHAADGLDLVGIYAAGPISRGFASSAGARGWHEASSFNLDWSVFHANGQAVKANYAGQVWCPDAFAARLDHCRTQLDALGRPTLTLAPGRYRAYLAPAALDEIAGLLAWGGFSAQALASGNSALQRLYAGEAHLAPMVSLHEQVSGSLSPAFSDEGSPRQDVRLVDRGRADGRLVSARSAVELALGANGADSGESPCALSLASGTLAQADILAHLGTGLYISNLWYLNYSDLPAAQMTGLTRFATFWVEDGKLQAPVSTMRFDDSLYDLLGDQLEALTCERELILSTSTYGQRQTGSSHLPGALVKALTLTL
- a CDS encoding EmrB/QacA subfamily drug resistance transporter, with the protein product MPERIALDPVTARWIPWVVAIAFFMQSLDGTILNTALPAMATSLNENPLRMQGVIIAYMLTVALLIPASGWIADRFGTKRIFFSAILLFSFGSLLCAAANSLGFLVFARVVQGLGGALMLPVGRLVVLRAYPRSELVRILSFITIPGLLGPLLGPTVGGWLVEVLSWHWIFLLNLPVGLLGCYAVWKLIPDLRGAERTPFDGPGFLLFGAAMVLITIAMEGLGELHLPHLRVMLLLFAGMACLAAYWLRAGRDPDPLFSPRLFRVRTFAIGILGNLFARLGSGALPFLVPLLLQVALGYSPVEAGMSMIPLAAAAMLAKSVARPIIERLGYRIVLTGNTLLLGLMLASLALVDEQTPYGLLLVQLGILGAINSMQFTAMNTVTLIDLDDANASSGNSLLSVVAQLALSLGVACAGALLGGFTAAGGVDAAETTLGAFQLTFLTIGLMSMLAAAIFLQLAPTDGRRAPRPEPEIDA
- a CDS encoding ATP-dependent RNA helicase → MTTESTAFATLPLSAAMLANLDALGYASMTPIQARSLPVILKGQDLIAQAKTGSGKTAAFGIGLLNPLNPRYFGCQALVLCPTRELADQVAKELRRLARAEDNIKILTLCGGVSLGPQIASLEHGAHIIVGTPGRIQQHLDKGTLVLGGLNTLVLDEADRMLDMGFYDAIASILERTPARRQTLLFSATYPAGIEQLAAAFMRQPQQVKVESLHADNQIEQRFIEIDAAQRLEAVTRVLGHFRPQSCVAFCFTKQQCEDVVAHLQAKGIVAQALHGDLEQRDRDQVLALFANRSTSVLVATDVAARGLDIDGLDMVINVELARDAEIHVHRVGRTGRAGEKGLAVSLVAPAEAHRAQAVEQLQRQPLRWEQLDSLKNKGGEPLLPAMSTLAIAAGRKDKLRPGDILGALTGDAGIPGSQVGKIAIFDFQAYVAVERGVAKQALQRLNSGKIKGRALKVRIV